Within the Clostridiales bacterium genome, the region TAAAGGCATCTATAGCCTAAGGAGAGGGAGATAGATATGGATGAAGAGAGAATATTAGGAGGAGAAATGATTAGTGAGGACAAAGAAGAAATTTCTTTGCGTCCTCATAGATTGGACGAGTACATAGGTCAAACTAAAATAAAAGAGAATCTTATGGTGTTTATTGAAGCTGCTAGAGAAAGGAAAGATGCATTAGATCATGTATTGCTTTATGGACCACCTGGACTTGGTAAAACTACGCTTGCTAATATAATAGCAAAAGAGCTTGGGGTAAACTTCAAAATAACGTCAGGCCCGGCTATAGATAAGGCAGGAGACTTAGCGGCTATATTGACTAATTTGGGTGAGTATGATGTCTTGTTTATAGATGAAATACACAGGCTAAACAAGAGTGTTGAAGAGATATTGTATTCAGCAATGGAGGATTATGCATTAGACATAATTATAGGAAAAGGGCCTAGTGCAAGATCACTTAGAATAGATCTACCTAAATTTACATTAGTTGGAGCTACAACTAGAGCAGGGCTTTTGTCTTCTCCATTACGGGATAGGTTTGGTATAATAAATAAACTTGAGATGTATACACCAGATGAGCTAGCAAGGATAACCATGCGTTCGGCAAATATTCTTGGAGTAGAGATAGATGATGATGCAGCATTAGAGATCGCGAAGAGATCTAGAGGGACTCCAAGGATTGCTAATAGATTACTAAAGAGAGTGCGTGATTTTGCTCAGATAAGGGGTAACGGCGTTATAAAAAAAGA harbors:
- the ruvB gene encoding Holliday junction branch migration DNA helicase RuvB; translated protein: MDEERILGGEMISEDKEEISLRPHRLDEYIGQTKIKENLMVFIEAARERKDALDHVLLYGPPGLGKTTLANIIAKELGVNFKITSGPAIDKAGDLAAILTNLGEYDVLFIDEIHRLNKSVEEILYSAMEDYALDIIIGKGPSARSLRIDLPKFTLVGATTRAGLLSSPLRDRFGIINKLEMYTPDELARITMRSANILGVEIDDDAALEIAKRSRGTPRIANRLLKRVRDFAQIRGNGVIKKEISKGSLDLLEVDPIGLDSVDRNMLMTIIDKFAGGPVGLDTLAASTGEESGTIEEVYEPYLLQLGFISKTPRGRVATKLAYEHLGLRYE